taagtaaaaaaattactgttcTAACCACGACATTAAAGAAATGCAAAGGTACAAAGAAAATAGAAGAGACTGCAGATATTTgaatctctttttatttattttattggtgCCTGTATCCTGatataaagctccatctgacgaacgttttattgcacgcttgttactgggcactcaccgagtttgctcaggtccctcacatgacgttgtctgcctcccgcacaccttccgtcccttctggccttcccttTGTGACAAAAAACcccctggttaagtccgatgtatttttaaacatggaattgctgctctctcctgctgtgtgcaggagaagcagcgccattacaacagcggactcaatgggccttgttattattattattattattattatttatttatatagcaccatcaatgtacatggtgctgtacagagtaaaacagtaaatagcaagaccctgacgcataggcttacaatctaataaaatcatagtaaaacaataaggaggggaagagaatgcaaacaggtacagggtagggtaagcaggcactgggtagggaaaaactaacagtagaaagtaacagtagaagtctgcacaacatcaagttttaaaagctttaggaaaaagaaaagtttttagttgagctttaaaagctgcggttgaacttgtagttctcaaatgttctggaagagcgttccaggcgtaaggggcagcagacgaaaatggacgaagccgagcaagggaagtagaggcccttgggcaggcgagaaacatggcatcagaggagcgaagagcacgagcggggcaatagtgtgagatgagagaggagagataggaaggagctagaccgtgaaaagctttgaaggttaacaggagaagtttatattggattctgaccggaagccaatgaagagatttcagaagcggagtaacatggtcggagcggcgagccaagaagatgatctttgcggcagagtggtgaacagaaaccaacggactgatgtgagaagaaggacggccagagagaagaaggttgcagtagtccaaccgtgaaataaccagtgcatgaacaagcgtcttggcagaagagacagacaaaaatgatcgaatcctggcaatattatacaggaaaaatcgacaagatttagctactgcctcaatatgaggaataaaggagagcgaggagtcgaagataaagccaaggctacgagcttccttgaccggagtaagcgtaacatcattgacagtaagagagaatgagagatgaggagaaggtttaggaggaaaaacaagcaattcagtctttgccatgttaagcttcaagcgacgatgaagcagccaagctgagatatctgaaagacatgccgagatacgatcgtgaacatcaggagaaagttccggagatgacagatatagttgtgtatcatcggcgtacagatgatattggaggccatgagattgaataagcttgcccaagggcaacatgtataaggaaaacaacaacgggccaagcaccgagccttgcggaacccctactgaaaggggaaaggaggaagacgagctgccattagccaacacgctgaaagagcgacccgctagataggaggcaaaccagttatagacagagccacaaaatccaaggtcatgaagggaatctaagagaagatcatgatcaaccgtgtcaaaggctgcagttagatcaaggagaataagaacggaataatggcctttagacttggcagtaaggagatcattggtgatcttagtaagggctgtttcggtggaatgcagaggacggaatccagattgaaatggatccaaagcatagttactagaaagaaagtcaagacagcgagagtagaccgcacgctccaggatctttgaaacaaacggcaacaaagagacaggtcggtagttagatagagatagcctatcaagagtaggtttcttgagaatgggagagactgtagcatgtttaaaagcagaaggaaatgaaccagaggacagagaaagattaataatatgtagcaaggaagtaTGCTCGTTgcatacttcctcttttgaaagagttagcaactgaggaaggaaaacacgggtggagaagcgacggtaggaagcgtgtttccccctggtgtgatggagcttatagtggAGGTGTGGCTATTTCTTTTCACTATGGGTTTGCATTGTGCAAAATGGAAGATTTAAACAAGAAAATAGACAAATTTCTTGCCTTCTCAGTGCTGTTTTTGAAGACAATATTCTATTTTTCCTGAAATATTTCTATTTATGTACATAAAATAGTTAATTTGCTCTTAATTATATCAGTGTTACTTTTATACGTATGACCGGTTTGCAGTCTGGGGGTGCAGGTTACTCTTGTATTCCATGATTCTGCTTGATGATCAGGTGGCAGCTATAGCTCAGAGTGCCTGTGCACATCTTTGTCTGATGCACCAGCTGTATTCTCTCTTGGGTAAAGCAGGTCTGGCCACTGTTATACATGCCTTGGTCACATTAAGATTAGGTAACTGTAGTGCTCTATATGGGTCTGCCCTTGAAAAGTGTTAAAATGCATCTGGTACAAAATGTAGGTAGGGCTTGCTGCTGGGAACCAGTGCTTTTTAATCTGCACTCGTGTGTTTCTGAActcagttcaaagtgctgattattaCCTATacagccctaaatagcttgggagcAGGATATGTGAAGGGCTGCCTCTTCCCACATAAATCTGCCAGCTCACTGCCTACTTCACGAGGCTTTTCCCCATACCCCTCTGTTCTAGCAGCAGGGATATTTTTGGTCCCTGCTGCTAGAACAGTTTTAATAAGTCTTTTTATCCTCCTTTCTGTGTTTTTCAAGTTTTCATTTTTTAGGTATATCTTTTAACAATGCAATCTGTCTTGGGAGCCCTCCTGAGGTCTGAAAGCAAGGCTAGAAGTAATTGTATAAACAAACGAACCATCGCCAATAGGTCACAGATTTGAGAAACATGCTTTGGGAACACCTTACTGCCCCCATcgttaaaaataatatataagcTTGAGGTATTTCAAATACTTACCGTGCTATGTTTACCTTTTTCAATGAGATATCCTCTAATAGAATTTTCCATTTGTATCTGTCTGTCTGGAAATTGCATTTTCTCTCCTGGAAGTATTTCTCAGTAATCTTTGATAAGAGGTAACGGATTGTGTTTTGAGGAGCAGGTGTTTTAAATATGATCAAAGCCAGAGGCATTCTGTGGCCTTTCCACATGTAATCTTTGCAGAATCCTTGGTTTTCCTTTTCTGAGAACTATATCATTgaggatattttaaaatattttctctctTGCACCTGTTCATTTCATCAGGTATTTTGTCAAAAGAattgaagaaagaagaaaaagatacaTTTCTTGATGCATACCAAACTGGTGAGAGTTTATCAGAAAACTGTAGAGGTTAATGGGATCAAAGGGCCACCTAGTCTAGTCTACTCCCTATATGGTGAGGCGGAACCATCCATCTATAAATCCCAAATCACAGTATGCTATAAGCAGGCATTTATTTCCATCAATGGGGGAAAAAAGTATTTGAGTAGTTCCAAATAACTCAAGCAAATGAGCATAGCTGCATGCTGTTAAAGATGCTATCAGCCAACATGGCGAGGCTAAAAAAAAAGGTCCCTTTAGACCCCAAATGCAGTGATCATTCAGACCAAGAGTACAGACAAATCCCATTCATCATCCTAAAGCAATGTCTTGGGCTAAATGCAAATATTCTAAATATGGCAGTCTTTGATGCCTCAAGAAAATGAGCGAGTGGTGGAAGAAACCATGGTGGCTTTCTGGCTACCATGTTTGTGGGCTGCATCTACATTACAAATATATCACCAGTTTACTGTcatggcttccttcaaaaaactCTTACGAATTGTAATCTGGTAGGATGCTCAGAATGATCTCTTAGAGGACTTTAGCTTCCTTCCATATCAGAACTACAGattcctagaacagccttctccagccaggttccctccagatattttggactacaatgctcaatagctggggattatgggagctgtaatctgaaacatctggagggcaccgtgcTGGGGAAGGCTATCCTAGAAAGTGGAAATGGCTGTTAAAGCTAGTTTAAATCTGTAATATGGGTCTGTTGCTGGTGGAGTTCAGGTTAACGGACTGCAGGTACCAACTCAATTGCTGGAGAGATTCCCACCCACGGCCCCCATCTTCTTTCCCACGAATATCCCCCCAGGACTTCTTATTTTTATGCCCCATATTCCCAGATAAACAGATGCTAATATACAGATTCTTTCTCTCCAGTGAATGTGACTCTGGATGTGGAGACAGCCAATCCTTTCCTCATCCTCTCTGCAGATTTGAAAAGTGTACGACTAGGGACTGAAGAGCAAGTACTTCCCATCACTCCAAAGAGATTTCTTTCCGACTACTGTGTGCTGGGCAAGGAGGGATTCATCTCTGAGAAAGTTACTTTTGTAGTGAACGTTGGACATTCATCTGGATGGGCTATAGGACTTGCCAGAGAATCtgtaaaaagaaaaccaagagttAATTTTAAAATTGAGGAGGGGATCTGGGGACTTTACTGTGCCAGGGGGGAGTATCAAACTCTTACTCTGCCTTGCACCAAATTGTCTCTGCCATGGAAGCCCAAGAAAATTAGAGCTTTACTTGATTATGAAGGTGGAGAAGTGGTCTTTTGTGATGAGGAGAACAGTAATGAGATTTACCATTTCAAAGCATCCTTCACTGAGAAAATCTTCCCTTTCTGCTGGAtccctggtttgcatgcagagcTTAGGTTTTGCTCCTGAATGGAAGACAAGATACAGGCTTTTGAGTTGTGTGCCCCTTAGGGTTCATTGTGGTGTCTGCAATCCAGAAGTACCTcaccacaaagaaagaaaagtggaaaTCCGCAATCAGAAACCAAAATAAAAGTGTTCTATacaaatgaaatattttattggGGGAATTCACAtgatacaaacccacacacatcacTTTTTTCATCCATTCCACATGTCCTATTTTGGAGAGGGTAACTAAATATTTctgattaagagctccatcacacctactttttttatccagttttcatctgtggtttccccctccgtttccttagcgagtcgagcgctgggcactttcatgtctgtgcactgttgtgctctttcaaactcatgtatcttttcaccgggagtgctactatgctggtgaaatcacCTGCcccgccccttgggaaaggtttataggggaggaggagcgaaggtttgttttgcttgtttcaaaggaTGGGCAGATGAATagtcattttaactaatttcttttgtaaatgtgGTCagctcccctcctttgctccaaggtaaccaaaatgcttacagctgtgtaagttttaaagctaaagagatcaaacttggcatggtgatagctcttaaggagggctttagccaccccaagtttgaatcagatcagttcattccttgattttttaaggaatttttaaaatggaaattaattaaaatgcttacatctgcataatttttaaagataaagagttcaaacttggcacagtgatagctcttaaggagattggttcatcccttgactttttaggatttttaaaatttcccccttaaatccttttcctgaaaatccaccagtgcaaaggatcgattttcctttcctttgatcatgtgaagctgtacatctccaagttcataaaatagagatctgctgttcccttactcaagagtaaatcccattgctttcaactgcatttatatccaagtcatactaaaatcccatgcttgcttacctttgagtaaacccccaTTTTAGtaaatctctctctgttcaatggggtttactcaaaggtaagcatgcatctgattttagtatggcTGAGCCTGGGGTGCCTTCTGGCATTTGCTGTCTTAATCTCAATCCCCCAGccgccaaccccccacccccatctgtaatatggggataatactggcctactgtcacaaatatttgccccagaagcctttgcatctGTCAAGACTGTTGCATCAACCTGCATAATAGGctaccttgcaaatatttatccaaaataaAGAGTTACTGGTCTTCCACATTTTCTCTCATAAATTGGTACAATTTCCTAAGCTATGATTTTAATAAAGAAGCGATGGAACGTTAAGACATATTCTTGTATTAAGTTTCAATCAGTTTGATTCTAACAGAGGCATCTGTGCTGACATGTTGAGACATTTGACTGGTCCATGGACCTAGGAGCCTGctattggaaaaataaaattttCCCAGCTGAACTCAGGAAAGCAGTAACAGGTGCATCAGATAGaaaagttgggggaaaggtaactgcttACTGGCTGTACATATTTCTGTTTATGTGTAGTGATGAGACAAAATGAACATTTTAGAAAACCTGACAAGATATGAAGTATATACATAGCTGGGaacttcggggggggggattgttaGAGACATTTCTGTTTGTAGAACATCATGTAAGCATCACTAATAAATCATAAATGTGACCAGGGGATTCAGGGACTTCAGAATCAAACATCCCTTCTTACGGAACAGAACACCTGTCCTCAGAAGGACaatggcagcagccattttgccCCCAGCTCAGAAATGTTGGGTGGGGGTATTTTACTACTTTAAAGGCTGTGATCCAGGAAATCCGGATGACCTTGGAATACACCTGCGTCAACCATGCAATGTATGTTCCTCGGGGCAGATCCTGAAAAGCGATGTATGTTCCTCGGGGCAGGCATGTTGGGGGTTGTGACACAGGCTGTGTATTTAACAGTTTCAATTGTCATGGCAAAAAGGAGTAAGTAAACTATTTCCTAACGCCGCATCGATAAAGCTTAAGGCGGTGACTTTGCCACAAACACACTACCTGTTTCTCGCTCGTTCTCTACTCAGTTTCGTTTTCTAAACTGCCGTCATCTGTACAGGACCCCACCCTCCCTTTCCCATTGGCTAGAATAGTTCGATACCTGAAAAGCCCCATTGAAGAGCCGCAGCCAATAGCGGGGTTCAGTGGGGTGGAGTCAGGGCAATCTTTCGGCCGCTGCCCTGTTCTGGCTCGGATTGGAGGTCGCTCTCTGGGGTGGCTGATGGTGGCTGTGTGAAACGGATCGGCAGGCGGAGGGGGAGAAAGGTACGTAGGGCTGGAGAGCAGTTTGCAATCTGCTGGAGCAGAGGAGGGTCGGGTGGAGACGGGGAAGCCAGGAATGAAAACGCAGGAAAGCGCCTGCAGGATGGCCCACAAAGAGGAAGTCATGGCCCCGTGTTCAGAGTGAGTCGGCTGAAGTGTAGTCTGCCATTGCCACCAGAAATGGGGCGGCAGGGCGGGTAGGCTCCGGGGCTTATACTGAGAAAACAGCTCAGCAGGCCGATTTCAAACTTAGCAGCAGGGTGGAGAAAAAtggatgactttttaaaaaggaataaaaaaattaaattggattCTCTTATTTTACATCTATTTACTAATAGtataaataatatattagttttctGGCTCAAAAAACAAGTTATAATAAAatctgcaaactgcccagagagccttgactGTTGgccagtataaatatgtaataaataaataaataaataaatctcataaaCATGCTAAACCCACACTTATAAAAAATGAAGCTACCTAACACTCCAATGTGAGCATTAATTTAAGTCTTTCGTGTCATGGAAATGCCTTTACCCTGCCTAATTTACCAGCTCTTGCTTCTTGGAAGTTCATTTTCTCGGAGTAAAATGGTGTGGGCAAAAGACCCAGGCTGGATAGGATTGTTGCTCTTTGTTGGGACGATGTAAAAGCCGGAATGGAATCGGCTGGAACGACCCCACAAAACAAAACGatgccaaaaacagtggcatg
This window of the Elgaria multicarinata webbii isolate HBS135686 ecotype San Diego chromosome 3, rElgMul1.1.pri, whole genome shotgun sequence genome carries:
- the LOC134396871 gene encoding E3 ubiquitin-protein ligase TRIM7-like isoform X3; its protein translation is MNFHVGTHLNITALLGNEKIQGHLRLLKKEKAELEKLQTDGENKRQKYMQRINTEKQKVLAAFQHLKHFLEEQEGLLLAQLEQLKETSVTIRDEYLGKFSDEVTRLSTLIAEVENKCQQPASEFLQGIRITLSRCEEKTFQKATDIAPELEKSLNKISKKITVLTTTLKKCKGILSKELKKEEKDTFLDAYQTVNVTLDVETANPFLILSADLKSVRLGTEEQVLPITPKRFLSDYCVLGKEGFISEKVTFVVNVGHSSGWAIGLARESVKRKPRVNFKIEEGIWGLYCARGEYQTLTLPCTKLSLPWKPKKIRALLDYEGGEVVFCDEENSNEIYHFKASFTEKIFPFCWIPGLHAELRFCS